A window from Vigna angularis cultivar LongXiaoDou No.4 chromosome 7, ASM1680809v1, whole genome shotgun sequence encodes these proteins:
- the LOC108338132 gene encoding long chain acyl-CoA synthetase 9, chloroplastic, with amino-acid sequence MSPYIFGVILPLLVTLLVRNKNPPKRRGVPVQTGGEAGLVVQNSRFESPVQSAWEGVATLAELFEEACKTHAERLLLGTRVVLAREVESSPDGRSFEKLHLGDYGWLSYDTVFDVVSSFASGLAFLGHAREERAAIFADTRQEWFMALQGCFRRNVTVVTMYASLGEEALSYSLNETEVTTVICGRKEMKTLVNISGQLDTVKRVICMDDDIPSDASSIAYNWTITSFSEVERLGRENPVEADLPLSADVAVIMYTSGSTGLPKGVMMTHGNVLATLSAVMTIVPDIGTKDIYLAYLPMAHILELAAENLMAAVGVPIGYGSPLTLTDTSNKIKKGTKGDATALSPTLMAAVPAILDRVRDGVFKKVNATGGLPKKLFYLAYARRLQAVNGSWLGAWGLEKALWDFLVFKKVRAILGGRIRFILSGGAPLSGDTQKFINICLGAPIGQGYGLTETCAGGTFSDVDDTSVGRVGPPLPCSFIKLINWPEGGYLTNDSPMPRGEIVIGGPNVTLGYFKNEEKTNESYKVDERGMRWFYTGDIGRFHPDGCLEIIDRKKDIVKLQHGEYVSLGKVEAALIVSPFVDNIMVHADPFHSYCVALVVGSQFTLEEWASQQGISYVNFLDLCAKEETVKEVHASLVKEGKKAHLEKFEIPSKIKLLSDPWTPESGLVTAALKLKREAIKKTFNEELTKLYAS; translated from the exons atgAGTCCCTACATTTTTGGAGTCATACTCCCTCTCCTCGTCACGCTTCTCGTACGCAACAAGAATCCTCCCAAAAGACGCGGCGTTCCGGTCCAAACCGGCGGCGAGGCCGGTCTGGTTGTCCAAAACAGCCGGTTTGAGTCACCGGTCCAGAGCGCGTGGGAAGGCGTTGCCACGCTCGCAGAGCTCTTCGAAGAGGCGTGCAAAACGCATGCGGAGAGGCTCCTCCTTGGCACGCGCGTGGTGCTGGCGAGGGAAGTGGAGAGCAGCCCCGACGGCAGGTCGTTCGAGAAGCTTCACTTGGGAGACTACGGCTGGCTCTCCTACGATACGGTCTTCGATGTCGTTTCGAGCTTCGCTTCCGGGTTAGCCTTCCTCGGACATGCCAGGGAGGAACGCGCCGCCATCTTCGCTGACACGCGCCAAGAGTGGTTTATGGCTCTTCAG GGTTGTTTCAGGCGAAATGTGACAGTAGTTACTATGTATGCATCATTGGGAGAGGAAGCTTTATCATATTCATTGAATGAG ACAGAGGTTACAACAGTAATTTGTGGGcgaaaagaaatgaaaacacTAGTAAATATAAGTGGACAACTTGACACAGTGAAACGTGTGATTTGCATGGATGATGATATCCCATCTGATGCCTCTTCTATTGCATATAACTGGACAATCACTTCGTTCTCTGAGGTTGAGAGACTTGGCAGAGAAAACCCTGTTGAAGCTGATTTACCACTTTCAGCAGATGTTGCAGTTATAATGTATACAAGTGGAAGTACGGGATTACCCAAG GGTGTGATGATGACACATGGCAATGTCTTAGCTACACTCTCTGCTGTCATGACCATTGTTCCCGATATTGGGACCAAGGATATATATCTTGCATACTTGCCGATGGCTCATATCTTAGAATTAGCAGCTGAG AATTTGATGGCAGCTGTTGGAGTTCCTATAGGATATGGATCTCCTTTGACCCTTACTGACACATCAAACAAGATTAAGAAAGGAACAAAGGGGGATGCTACTGCACTGAGTCCAACTCTAATGGCAGCTGTACCAGCAATTCTTGATCGTGTTCGTGATGGAGTGTTCAAGAAG GTAAATGCAACAGGAGGATTGCCaaagaaattgttttatttagCCTATGCCCGGAGGTTGCAAGCAGTTAATGGTAGTTGGCTTGGAGCTTGGGGTTTGGAAAAGGCTCTTTGGGATTTTCTTGTGTTCAAAAAGGTCCGAGCTATTCTGGGCGGCCGTATCCGTTTTATACTATCTGGTGGTGCTCCCCTTTCTGGTGATACCCAGAAGTTCATCAACATTTGTCTCGG TGCTCCAATCGGTCAAGGATATGGTCTTACAGAGACTTGTGCTGGTGGGACATTCTCTGATGTTGATGACACTTCTGTTGGTCGTGTTGGACCACCTCTTCCATGCTCATTTATTAAG CTAATCAACTGGCCTGAAGGTGGATATTTAACAAATGACTCACCAATGCCCCGTGGAGAAATTGTAATTGGTGGTCCAAATGTCACTCTAGGGTATttcaaaaatgaagaaaaaacgAATGAATCGTACAAG GTTGATGAAAGAGGCATGAGGTGGTTTTACACTGGTGACATTGGCAGATTTCATCCAGATGGATGCCTTGAAATCATTGACCGTAAAAAGGACATTGTTAAACTGCAGCATGGAGAATATGTCTCCTTGGGAAAG GTTGAGGCAGCTCTTATTGTTAGTCCCTTTGTGGACAATATTATGGTCCATGCTGACCCTTTCCACAGTTACTGTGTGGCACTTGTGGTGGGTTCTCAGTTCACATTGGAGGAATGGGCTTCACAACAAGGAATTTCATATGTCAATTTTTTAGATCTGTGTGCAAAAGAAGAAACTGTGAAGGAGGTGCATGCATCACTTGTAAAG GAGGGAAAGAAGGCTCATCTGGAGAAATTTGAGAttccttcaaaaattaaattgctTTCAGATCCATGGACCCCTGAGTCTGGCCTTGTTACTGCTGCTCTCAAACTCAAGAGGGAGGCAATAAAAAAGACTTTTAATGAGGAACTTACAAAGTTGTATGCTTCATAG
- the LOC108338324 gene encoding uncharacterized protein LOC108338324 isoform X2 — protein sequence MAHNHNSTDSPLSRRIVRAFLHFLNSVEPGPGVDAEGIQVARECLTEAFKLNSSSVDGDDGTSESLIDIFKSLEANKQNETRKSDVDTQWNCANASSSFSASKDELCGQFFAALEKNHYFRRNTDGSDDIVQLEKACSFFDEGCKEMVRSGCQQFCLMSLAESLKTLGNKAMQSKKYNDAIELYNCAVALNEKNAVYFCNRAAAYTQINKYSEAIQDCLRSIKIDPNYSKAYSRLGLVYYAQGNYRDAIDKGFRKALQLDPNNGSVKENIRVAEQKLFEEQNRAHHNQNPTRSSQEVPNQSGSTPLPPTFSSVPFNPSQMANMLRHMTSNATNSQQRPPTEEWEQETTSEIRFGADILNMEQIPENLTGAVQSMMEILSRTVTQGQPPEDQTNPRTGPN from the exons ATGGCTCACAATCACAACTCCACCGATTCTCCTCTCTCTCGTCGTATAGTTCGtgccttcctccacttcctaaATTCTG TTGAACCGGGTCCCGGGGTTGATGCTGAGGGGATTCAGGTTGCTAGAGAGTGTTTGACAGAGGCTTTCAAACTTAATTCTTCTTCTGTGGATGGGGATGATGGGACATCTGAATCTTTGATTGACATATTCAAGTCTCTTGAAGCTAACAAGCAAAATGAAACTAGAAAGTCGGATGTTGATACTCAATGGAATTGTGCGAATGCTTCCAGTTCATTCTCTG CATCTAAAGATGAACTGTGCGGACAATTCTTTGCTGCTTTGGAGAAAAATCACTATTTCAGGAGAAATACTGATGGGAGTGATGACATAGTGCAACTGGAGAAAGCATGTTCTTTTTTTGATGAAGGTTGTAAG GAGATGGTAAGATCTGGTTGTCAGCAGTTCTGTTTGATGAGTTTGGCCGAATCACTAAAAACATTAG GTAACAAGGCAATGCAGTCTAAGAAATACAATGATGCAATTGAGTTGTATAATTGTGCTGTTGCACTCAATGAAAAGAATGCTGTTTACTTCTGCAACAG GGCAGCTGCTTACACTCAGATTAACAAATATTCGGAAGCAATTCAAGATTGTCTTAGATCTATCAAGATTGATCCAAACTACAGCAAGGCATACAGTCGTCTGGGTTTGGTTTATTATGCTCAAGGAAATTACAGAGATGCTATTGATAAAGGGTTTAGAAAAG CGTTGCAGTTGGATCCAAATAATGGCTCTGTCAAAGAAAATATCcgg GTGGCTGAGCAGAAATTGTTCGAAGAGCAAAACCGTGCACATCACAACCAG AATCCAACAAGATCATCGCAAGAAGTTCCAAACCAATCAGGAAGCACACCCCTGCCACCCACATTTTCTTCTGTGCCATTTAACCCCAGCCAAATGGCAAACATGCTCAGGCATATGACCTCAAACGCTACAAATTCACAACAGAGGCCACCGACTGAGGAATGGGAGCAAGAAACTACTAGTGAAATTAGATTTGGGGCAGATATTTTAAACATGGAGCAAATTCCGGAGAATCTAACAGGGGCCGTTCAATCTATGATGGAAATTTTATCTAGGACCGTAACCCAGGGGCAACCACCTGAGGATCAAACCAATCCAAGAACAGGACCAAACTAA
- the LOC108338324 gene encoding uncharacterized protein LOC108338324 isoform X1 translates to MAHNHNSTDSPLSRRIVRAFLHFLNSVEPGPGVDAEGIQVARECLTEAFKLNSSSVDGDDGTSESLIDIFKSLEANKQNETRKSDVDTQWNCANASSSFSGENPARGMNHSEASKSTVEDSTQEPCTFASKDELCGQFFAALEKNHYFRRNTDGSDDIVQLEKACSFFDEGCKEMVRSGCQQFCLMSLAESLKTLGNKAMQSKKYNDAIELYNCAVALNEKNAVYFCNRAAAYTQINKYSEAIQDCLRSIKIDPNYSKAYSRLGLVYYAQGNYRDAIDKGFRKALQLDPNNGSVKENIRVAEQKLFEEQNRAHHNQNPTRSSQEVPNQSGSTPLPPTFSSVPFNPSQMANMLRHMTSNATNSQQRPPTEEWEQETTSEIRFGADILNMEQIPENLTGAVQSMMEILSRTVTQGQPPEDQTNPRTGPN, encoded by the exons ATGGCTCACAATCACAACTCCACCGATTCTCCTCTCTCTCGTCGTATAGTTCGtgccttcctccacttcctaaATTCTG TTGAACCGGGTCCCGGGGTTGATGCTGAGGGGATTCAGGTTGCTAGAGAGTGTTTGACAGAGGCTTTCAAACTTAATTCTTCTTCTGTGGATGGGGATGATGGGACATCTGAATCTTTGATTGACATATTCAAGTCTCTTGAAGCTAACAAGCAAAATGAAACTAGAAAGTCGGATGTTGATACTCAATGGAATTGTGCGAATGCTTCCAGTTCATTCTCTGGTGAGAATCCTGCTCGTGGGATGAATCATTCTGAGGCGTCAAAATCTACG GTTGAAGATTCAACACAGGAACCTTGTACTTTTG CATCTAAAGATGAACTGTGCGGACAATTCTTTGCTGCTTTGGAGAAAAATCACTATTTCAGGAGAAATACTGATGGGAGTGATGACATAGTGCAACTGGAGAAAGCATGTTCTTTTTTTGATGAAGGTTGTAAG GAGATGGTAAGATCTGGTTGTCAGCAGTTCTGTTTGATGAGTTTGGCCGAATCACTAAAAACATTAG GTAACAAGGCAATGCAGTCTAAGAAATACAATGATGCAATTGAGTTGTATAATTGTGCTGTTGCACTCAATGAAAAGAATGCTGTTTACTTCTGCAACAG GGCAGCTGCTTACACTCAGATTAACAAATATTCGGAAGCAATTCAAGATTGTCTTAGATCTATCAAGATTGATCCAAACTACAGCAAGGCATACAGTCGTCTGGGTTTGGTTTATTATGCTCAAGGAAATTACAGAGATGCTATTGATAAAGGGTTTAGAAAAG CGTTGCAGTTGGATCCAAATAATGGCTCTGTCAAAGAAAATATCcgg GTGGCTGAGCAGAAATTGTTCGAAGAGCAAAACCGTGCACATCACAACCAG AATCCAACAAGATCATCGCAAGAAGTTCCAAACCAATCAGGAAGCACACCCCTGCCACCCACATTTTCTTCTGTGCCATTTAACCCCAGCCAAATGGCAAACATGCTCAGGCATATGACCTCAAACGCTACAAATTCACAACAGAGGCCACCGACTGAGGAATGGGAGCAAGAAACTACTAGTGAAATTAGATTTGGGGCAGATATTTTAAACATGGAGCAAATTCCGGAGAATCTAACAGGGGCCGTTCAATCTATGATGGAAATTTTATCTAGGACCGTAACCCAGGGGCAACCACCTGAGGATCAAACCAATCCAAGAACAGGACCAAACTAA